In a genomic window of Micromonospora cremea:
- a CDS encoding PadR family transcriptional regulator, whose product MELTPAELTVLGLVIERPQHGYDLQQVIEQRGIRQWTDIGFSSIYYLLTKLEQRGLLHVPEAPAAGKSRRVFHATTQGRKVAARNALAFVAEARPVPHPLLVGVANLSLLSAQQYAQALRTRLAQIEARIAAVEAVREVRLAQAPFAAREVFSYSLSLLKAERQWLATRVQVSGDKQS is encoded by the coding sequence GTGGAGTTGACTCCCGCTGAGCTGACCGTGTTGGGCCTGGTCATCGAACGGCCGCAGCACGGTTACGACCTGCAGCAAGTGATCGAGCAGCGCGGCATACGACAGTGGACCGACATCGGGTTCTCCTCCATCTACTACCTGCTCACCAAGCTGGAGCAGCGCGGCCTGCTCCATGTCCCGGAGGCTCCGGCCGCCGGGAAGTCCCGCCGCGTCTTCCACGCCACCACCCAAGGCCGCAAGGTTGCGGCACGTAACGCGCTGGCCTTCGTCGCCGAGGCACGGCCGGTCCCACATCCACTGCTGGTCGGCGTGGCCAACCTGTCCCTGCTCTCGGCGCAGCAGTACGCACAGGCGCTGCGCACCCGGCTGGCGCAGATCGAAGCCCGGATCGCCGCGGTCGAGGCCGTCCGGGAGGTGCGGCTGGCACAAGCCCCGTTCGCGGCGCGTGAGGTGTTCTCCTACTCCCTGAGCCTCCTAAAGGCAGAAAGGCAGTGGCTCGCCACCCGAGTCCAGGTGTCCGGTGACAAACAAAGCTGA
- a CDS encoding GyrI-like domain-containing protein, with translation MTNKADDKTDFKKTLDAYQAQRGRFRIVDIPDMQYLMTDGHGDPNTSPAFLEAVEALYPVAYKLKFASKRDLGRDYVVPPLEGLWWAEDMSSFTTERDKSQWDWTLMLMVPDWIDQTMFTTAVEQTEAKHRPARLDDVRLQTLTEGRCVQTLHVGSFDDEADVLARLHQDFIPGHGLRMAGTHHEIYLSDFRKVAPDRRRTILRQPITVDTGA, from the coding sequence GTGACAAACAAAGCTGACGACAAGACCGACTTCAAGAAGACCCTTGACGCCTACCAAGCGCAACGAGGCCGGTTCCGGATAGTTGACATACCCGACATGCAGTACCTGATGACCGATGGCCACGGCGACCCCAACACCTCGCCCGCCTTCCTCGAGGCGGTCGAGGCGCTCTACCCGGTGGCGTACAAGCTGAAGTTCGCCAGCAAGCGAGACCTCGGGCGCGACTACGTCGTCCCGCCCCTAGAAGGCCTGTGGTGGGCCGAGGACATGAGCTCTTTCACCACCGAACGGGACAAGTCACAGTGGGACTGGACGCTGATGCTCATGGTTCCGGACTGGATCGACCAGACCATGTTCACGACCGCCGTCGAGCAGACCGAGGCGAAGCACCGACCGGCGCGCCTCGACGACGTCCGCCTCCAGACGCTGACCGAGGGGCGGTGCGTGCAGACGCTGCACGTCGGTTCCTTCGACGACGAGGCCGACGTGCTCGCGCGACTGCATCAGGATTTCATCCCTGGCCACGGTCTTCGCATGGCCGGCACCCACCACGAGATCTACCTCAGTGACTTCCGCAAGGTCGCACCCGACAGGCGGCGCACCATCCTCAGGCAACCGATCACCGTCGACACCGGAGCGTGA
- a CDS encoding SUKH-4 family immunity protein, whose protein sequence is MTVTYEQLVGLWGADGVLHFPVDRFDDVLGPIRPEIFPPNGAFPTDVPILFTVDVAVEGMELFSKLRIEIGDAGPRTYLVLGSSPEDGHLLYRLDTLTGGVALLDLESPNFEQVNSTFAAFVEFLYRLEQLMENDPGDRERAARAAAIRADLMRVDPSAFTDPESWWSMAFGQLESTGQGRSA, encoded by the coding sequence TTGACCGTCACGTACGAGCAGCTCGTCGGCCTGTGGGGCGCCGACGGCGTGCTGCATTTTCCGGTCGACAGGTTCGACGACGTGCTCGGCCCGATCCGGCCGGAGATCTTCCCGCCGAACGGCGCCTTCCCGACGGACGTACCGATCCTGTTCACCGTCGACGTCGCCGTCGAAGGCATGGAGCTGTTCTCGAAGCTGCGCATCGAGATCGGCGACGCAGGGCCGCGCACCTACCTCGTGCTGGGCAGTTCCCCCGAGGACGGCCACCTGCTGTATCGCCTGGACACGCTGACCGGCGGCGTCGCGCTGCTGGACCTGGAGTCGCCGAACTTCGAGCAGGTCAACTCCACGTTCGCGGCGTTCGTCGAGTTCCTGTACCGCCTCGAGCAGTTGATGGAGAACGACCCGGGCGACCGGGAGCGCGCGGCCCGCGCCGCCGCCATCCGCGCCGACCTGATGAGGGTGGACCCGTCCGCGTTCACCGACCCGGAGTCGTGGTGGAGCATGGCCTTCGGCCAACTGGAGTCCACCGGTCAGGGACGGTCCGCGTAG
- a CDS encoding phytanoyl-CoA dioxygenase family protein: MTRTHLPPLTSAYPVSAADVASYRRDGHVRLPGVANAGEVFAFRDVIAAGVRRLSTEDKPMDERDTYRRAFLQVGNLWRHDPAAAQFSLASRFAGVAAALLGVERVRLYHDQALFKEPQGGHTPWHQDAMYWPLDGLRCITMWMPLVDVSPEAGGMCFASGSHTAGPLSDVVISDASEEHFERLVSDRRFPIAAPTAMAAGDATFHSGWTVHKALPNASTRMREVMTVIWFADGLTVSPPANPAQANDLATWLPGARPGDLAATELNPLLPTAG; the protein is encoded by the coding sequence ATGACCCGCACTCACCTGCCGCCGTTGACCAGCGCGTACCCGGTGTCCGCCGCGGACGTGGCGTCGTACCGGCGCGACGGTCACGTCCGACTGCCCGGCGTCGCGAACGCCGGCGAGGTCTTTGCCTTCCGTGACGTGATCGCGGCCGGCGTACGACGGCTGAGCACCGAGGACAAGCCAATGGACGAGCGCGACACCTACCGTCGCGCGTTCCTGCAGGTCGGAAATCTGTGGCGGCACGACCCGGCGGCGGCCCAGTTCAGCCTGGCCAGCCGATTCGCGGGCGTGGCCGCCGCGCTACTGGGCGTCGAGCGGGTTCGGCTCTACCACGACCAGGCGCTGTTCAAGGAGCCGCAGGGCGGCCACACGCCCTGGCACCAGGACGCCATGTACTGGCCGCTGGACGGGCTTCGGTGCATCACCATGTGGATGCCGCTGGTCGACGTCAGTCCCGAGGCGGGCGGCATGTGCTTCGCCAGTGGCAGTCACACCGCCGGTCCGCTCAGTGACGTCGTCATCTCCGACGCGTCCGAGGAGCACTTCGAACGGCTCGTCTCCGACCGGCGGTTCCCGATCGCGGCGCCGACCGCGATGGCGGCCGGAGACGCCACCTTCCACTCGGGCTGGACCGTGCACAAGGCGTTGCCCAACGCGTCGACGCGCATGCGGGAGGTGATGACCGTGATCTGGTTCGCCGACGGCCTGACCGTCAGCCCGCCGGCCAACCCGGCGCAGGCCAACGACCTGGCCACCTGGCTGCCCGGCGCGAGGCCCGGTGACCTGGCCGCCACCGAACTGAACCCCCTCCTGCCGACGGCCGGCTGA
- a CDS encoding DUF4267 domain-containing protein: MLTIIANVLAGLIGAGCIFMGANAFRAPRAAAGFGIPGTRTEDRTFQAWLSVKAVRDIASGLFIFILLAGATPHLLGWFMLAAAGIPAGDALIVSRNNGPKAAVYGIHGATAMVMVAISVLLLVA; the protein is encoded by the coding sequence ATGCTCACCATCATCGCCAACGTGCTCGCCGGACTGATCGGCGCAGGCTGCATCTTCATGGGCGCGAACGCCTTCCGGGCGCCGCGGGCCGCAGCCGGCTTCGGCATCCCCGGCACGCGGACCGAGGACCGCACCTTCCAGGCCTGGCTGTCCGTCAAGGCCGTGCGCGACATCGCCTCGGGGCTCTTCATCTTCATCCTGCTGGCTGGAGCGACACCGCACCTGCTGGGCTGGTTCATGCTGGCCGCCGCCGGCATACCCGCCGGCGATGCACTGATCGTGTCGCGTAACAACGGGCCCAAGGCGGCCGTGTACGGCATCCACGGGGCCACCGCCATGGTGATGGTGGCGATCAGCGTGCTCCTCCTCGTCGCGTGA
- a CDS encoding NADP-dependent oxidoreductase, with the protein MRAVSYAQFGGPEVLHVADVPVPEPGPGQVRVRVAASVVHPVDLMIRSGRFPAPLPTGLPYTPGWDVAGTVDAVDPAVEQFTIGDNVIGFSPWLQTTVGAHAEYVVLDAAWLTSAPAGVPATEAATLPTNGLAAAQALDLLAVPAGSTVLVTGAAGQVGGFVLALAPATGLHATGLAGTDDRAFVETLGAAFLSRSDDPTGMFDAVIDLAVIGPSLLGLIRDGGGYVAASPPLRPEPVREIRTFALEVLPDGSRLGELVKLVTSGDIPLRVADVYPFADAAAAHDRLGKGGVRGGVVIVP; encoded by the coding sequence ATGCGCGCAGTCAGCTATGCACAGTTCGGCGGTCCGGAGGTCCTGCACGTGGCCGACGTGCCGGTGCCCGAGCCGGGGCCGGGGCAGGTACGGGTGAGGGTCGCCGCGTCCGTCGTCCACCCGGTCGATCTGATGATCCGCTCCGGTCGGTTCCCGGCCCCGCTGCCGACCGGTTTGCCGTACACGCCCGGCTGGGATGTGGCTGGCACCGTCGACGCGGTCGACCCGGCAGTCGAGCAGTTCACGATCGGCGACAACGTCATCGGCTTCTCGCCATGGCTGCAAACCACGGTCGGTGCCCACGCGGAGTACGTGGTGCTCGACGCAGCCTGGCTGACCTCCGCGCCCGCCGGCGTCCCCGCCACCGAGGCGGCGACCTTGCCGACCAACGGCCTCGCCGCCGCCCAGGCCCTCGACCTGCTCGCGGTCCCGGCGGGTTCGACCGTGCTCGTCACCGGCGCCGCCGGGCAGGTCGGCGGGTTCGTCCTGGCGCTGGCCCCCGCGACCGGCCTGCACGCCACGGGACTCGCCGGAACCGACGACCGTGCGTTCGTGGAGACGCTGGGCGCGGCATTCCTGTCGCGCTCAGACGACCCGACGGGGATGTTCGATGCGGTCATCGACCTGGCGGTGATCGGCCCCTCGCTGCTGGGCCTCATCCGCGACGGCGGCGGCTACGTGGCCGCGTCGCCTCCGCTTCGCCCGGAACCGGTGCGGGAAATCCGGACCTTCGCGCTGGAGGTGCTACCGGATGGATCGCGGCTGGGTGAACTGGTCAAACTCGTCACCAGCGGCGACATCCCGCTCCGGGTCGCCGACGTGTACCCCTTCGCCGACGCCGCGGCCGCTCACGACCGGCTGGGCAAAGGCGGCGTCCGCGGCGGCGTGGTGATCGTTCCATGA
- a CDS encoding VOC family protein has product MASVKQFQVTFDCAEPERVARFWCEVLGYVVPPPPEGFATWDDFNRALPPEHQGSAFACIDPSGVGPRLFFQRVPEGKVVKNRLHLDVRVGTGLVGEERLAVLEAECARLTALGAVRVRLLRADGENESCLVMQDIEGNEFCLD; this is encoded by the coding sequence ATGGCGTCGGTCAAGCAGTTCCAGGTCACCTTCGACTGCGCAGAACCTGAACGCGTCGCTCGTTTCTGGTGCGAGGTGTTGGGGTACGTCGTACCGCCGCCACCGGAGGGGTTTGCTACCTGGGACGATTTCAATCGCGCGTTGCCGCCTGAGCATCAGGGTTCAGCGTTCGCGTGCATTGATCCCTCAGGTGTGGGCCCGCGGCTGTTCTTCCAGCGCGTTCCCGAAGGCAAGGTCGTCAAGAATCGGCTGCACCTCGACGTGCGGGTCGGCACCGGGCTTGTGGGTGAAGAGCGCCTGGCCGTCCTTGAGGCGGAATGCGCACGACTGACCGCGCTCGGTGCGGTACGTGTGCGACTACTGCGTGCCGATGGCGAGAACGAGTCGTGCCTCGTGATGCAGGACATCGAGGGCAACGAGTTCTGTCTCGACTGA
- a CDS encoding uridine kinase: MISSVERRDVIRRVAGLIPALQNGACARVAVDGPDASGKTMFADELAADVQASGRPVVRISLDDFHNPRPVRYQQGRESPEGYWQDAFNYPRFRSDVLEPFRPGGTRLYRPAAHDLATDAPLDPEPLTAAPAAVLIVDGLFLQRDELVTAWDLSVFLDVPFAETAKRMAMRDGTHPDPAHASIRRYVYAQRIYFEACAPHDRADVLIDNQDLNAPRIIRP, from the coding sequence GTGATCAGCTCAGTCGAGCGACGCGATGTCATCCGGCGGGTTGCGGGCTTGATTCCCGCATTGCAGAACGGTGCCTGTGCCCGCGTGGCGGTCGATGGTCCGGACGCATCCGGTAAGACGATGTTCGCCGATGAGCTTGCCGCCGATGTTCAGGCGTCCGGCCGCCCTGTCGTTCGGATCTCCCTCGACGACTTCCACAACCCGCGACCGGTCCGATACCAGCAAGGACGGGAGTCACCGGAGGGCTATTGGCAAGACGCCTTCAACTATCCGAGGTTCCGCAGCGACGTCCTCGAACCCTTCCGCCCGGGTGGCACACGGCTGTACCGGCCCGCCGCACACGACCTCGCCACCGACGCCCCTCTCGACCCGGAACCGCTTACCGCTGCGCCTGCCGCCGTACTCATCGTCGACGGGCTCTTTCTGCAACGCGACGAGCTGGTCACGGCCTGGGATCTGTCGGTGTTTCTGGACGTGCCCTTTGCCGAGACAGCAAAGCGCATGGCGATGCGCGACGGAACGCATCCCGATCCCGCGCACGCGAGCATCCGCCGCTACGTGTACGCGCAACGCATCTACTTCGAAGCCTGTGCCCCGCATGACCGGGCCGACGTCCTCATCGACAATCAGGACCTCAACGCACCACGCATCATTCGACCATGA
- a CDS encoding winged helix-turn-helix transcriptional regulator, producing MATTTAAQRREQAKRDYDAFLARCPTRELLSRLTDKWVALVIPALADGPQRHSELAGRIAGVSQKMLTQTLRTLERDGLITRTVTASVPVRVDYELTPLGHELFPVMIAIKNWAETHMDRVFEARTQFDARP from the coding sequence ATGGCGACGACGACCGCGGCACAACGCCGCGAACAGGCCAAACGCGACTACGACGCGTTCCTGGCACGGTGCCCGACCCGCGAGTTGTTGAGCAGGCTCACTGACAAGTGGGTCGCACTGGTGATCCCAGCCCTCGCCGACGGCCCGCAGCGGCACAGCGAACTCGCCGGCCGCATCGCCGGCGTCAGCCAGAAGATGCTCACTCAGACCCTGCGCACGCTGGAGCGCGACGGCCTGATCACCCGCACGGTCACCGCCTCGGTACCGGTCCGCGTCGACTACGAACTCACTCCGCTCGGCCATGAACTGTTTCCGGTCATGATCGCGATCAAGAACTGGGCGGAGACGCACATGGACCGGGTCTTCGAAGCCCGCACCCAATTCGACGCACGCCCCTGA
- a CDS encoding helix-turn-helix transcriptional regulator, with the protein MAPGAEVVSRRGVARLGHIRLAGRIEGGTGIPSPAPRSYPSYALTYVTAGAGRYRDATHDIPVVPGTLILVFPGLPHWYGTAGDATWDETFLVFDGPLFELAHRSGVVDPAQPVHTALPVALWQARLGAFRRRPRASSPGGGDSEGLELLGLIVDATSAAGRTREGVQAGWFARSVELLEGDLETHIGMPEVARAVGMPYETWRRAFRARAGAGPQQYRNRHRLDTAAELLEHTSMSTRDIAAVLGFSDERHLIRRFRARTGMTPRQFRDSRHLRGAGRRPSLRR; encoded by the coding sequence ATGGCACCCGGTGCGGAGGTGGTGTCCCGACGCGGCGTCGCACGTCTCGGGCACATACGACTCGCGGGGCGGATCGAGGGTGGGACCGGGATCCCGAGCCCTGCACCACGCAGCTATCCGTCCTACGCCCTGACCTACGTCACCGCCGGGGCCGGCCGGTACCGGGACGCGACCCATGACATCCCCGTGGTACCCGGCACGCTGATCCTCGTCTTCCCCGGACTGCCGCACTGGTACGGCACGGCTGGCGATGCCACCTGGGACGAAACGTTCCTCGTCTTCGACGGGCCGTTGTTCGAGCTGGCCCACCGGTCAGGCGTCGTCGACCCCGCCCAACCGGTGCACACGGCGTTGCCGGTGGCCCTGTGGCAGGCACGCTTGGGCGCCTTCCGTCGCCGCCCCCGTGCCTCGTCACCGGGAGGCGGTGACAGCGAGGGGTTGGAACTGTTGGGGCTCATCGTGGACGCAACCAGCGCCGCCGGCAGGACGAGGGAAGGCGTGCAGGCCGGCTGGTTCGCCCGCTCGGTGGAACTGCTCGAGGGTGACTTGGAGACGCACATCGGCATGCCGGAGGTGGCCCGAGCGGTCGGAATGCCGTACGAAACCTGGCGCCGAGCCTTCCGCGCTCGTGCCGGCGCTGGTCCGCAGCAGTACCGGAACCGGCACCGGCTGGACACCGCAGCGGAACTGCTGGAGCACACGTCGATGAGCACGAGAGACATCGCCGCCGTCCTGGGATTCAGCGACGAGCGGCACCTCATCCGTCGCTTCCGCGCCCGCACCGGCATGACCCCCCGCCAGTTCCGGGACAGCCGGCACCTCCGAGGAGCGGGTAGGCGTCCCTCACTGCGGCGATGA